In Heyndrickxia vini, the sequence CAAGGAATTAAAGATGTAAAGGTAAAAGATGTGCCGGAGCCGACCATACATAAGGAAGATGATCTGATTGTGAAGATTACGAGTACCGCTATTTGCGGGTCCGATCTGCATCTTGTGCATGGAATGATTCCGAATTTGCCACATAATTATATTATTGGGCATGAGCCGATGGGAATTGTAGAAGAAGTGGGTCCAGGTGTGACAAATGTGAAGAAAGGGGATCGGGTCATTGTTCCGTTTACCGTTTCTTGCGGTCAATGCTGGTTTTGTCAGCATGAGTTAGAAAGTCAATGTGATCAATCGAATCCGCATGGGGAGGCCGGGGCTTATTTCGGGTATTCGGAAACTTTTGGCGGGTATCCAGGTGGGCAAGCGGAATATTTGCGCGTTCCATTTGGCAATTTCACACCTTTCGTCGTGCCGGAGAATTGCGAGTTAGAAGATGAGAAAATTCTGTTCCTTTCCGATATTATTCCAACTGCTTATTGGGGTGTTGATAATGCTGGGGTGAAGGAAGGCGATACAGTCATTGTTCTTGGCTGTGGACCTGTTGGACTTTTAACTCAAAAGTTTGCGTGGATGAAGGGTGCTAAACACGTGATTGCTGTGGACTATATTGGGTATCGTTTGGAACATGCGAAGAAAACCAATCATGTGGAGGTCGTGGATTTTAGTAAAATCGACCATACAGGTGACTATTTAAAGGAGCTTACAAAAGGCGGGGCAGATGTTGTCATTGATTGTGTCGGGTTAGATGGGAAAAAGTCAGCGATGGAAATGATTGGATCAGCATTGAAGCTTCATGGTGGAACGATGAGTGCGATTGTTATGGCTGCGCAATGTGTTAGAAAGGGTGGAACGATTCAACTAGTCGGTGTATATGGGGCGAGATATAATCAGTTCCCGCTAGGTGACTTATTCTCACGAAATATCACACTGAAAATGGGGCAAGCACCTGTCATCCATTATATCCCAGAGCTATACAAACAAATAATCGATGGCCGATTTGACCCAACCGACATCATCACCCATCACCTCCCACTCGACCAAGCCGAATACGGCTACTCCGTATTCGACGAAAAACAAGACAACTGCATCAAAGTCATCCTCAAACCTTAAAAAGGTGTCACATAAAGCGGTGCCAGGCACCATTTATGCAAAAAACAACATAAATATGCAAAAAAATGAATAAATGGTGCCTGGCACCATTTTTTTCGATGGAGGGGAATGGTAATACCGAATCTTGAATATATCAATAAATAAGTTTAATTTTTTGCAACAGGGAGTAGGGGAAAGGACATAAAAAAGGGGGAGATCATTTGAGTGCCAAAAGATTAACGAAATCGACGATGGATAAAAAAATCAGTGGTGTGCTAGCTGGGATAGCAAATTATTTTGAGGTAGATTCAAACTTGATTCGACTAGGTTTTGTCATCCTTTGCTTAGCCACAGCTATCGTACCATGTATTATTGCTTACTTAATTGCAGACTGGATGATTCCGAAGGATACGGAATTATAATGAAGTTTCCTCTGAATTTAATTCAGCGACAAAGACAAGATCACCGTTCTTACTCGACTTTAATCACAAATGCATAAAAGGCATCACCATTCGACACGTTCTCTTCCTTTTCATCCATCCACCATACACCGTAAGAATAATAATAAATGCCTTTTTCGTTCGGTGCGTAAAAGCTGTTGTCTGTAACAGGAATTTCTATTGAATTGTTTTCAGTCATTTGCTCAACATGAATTTCATTAGGCTTTGGTTCATAATTCATCTTGAAGGTAATTTTTTCACCAGGATGTACGCTGATTGGCGTTTGATCTTTCAAAAGTTCAACAGGTCCAGCAGTATCCACACATTCGCCTTTTCCTTCATGGTTCCAGCAATATGTACCTAAAATTGTTTCGTAAGATTTATTGCCAACCTCAATCTTCGTTTTTGGAGGCTTATTTCCTGTCATGCCGTTGTTGTTCGAATTGTTCGAGTGATTCGAACAGCCCACTACATTAATTACTAACAATAGTAAACCAAACCATTTTAACATTCCCATTCACTCCTTTTTATTATAGACGTTTTATTTTATATAAGGTTACAATTACGTTAATTTCGACTGGCCCTGTGTATGTGGGAGAAGGAAAAGGGCAAAAAATTTAGAGAAAGAAGCATGACTAAACAGGGAAAAAAGCCGAGGGAAAGTAGGTGAAACAAAGTAACTATATATATCGCTTTATTGAGAGGAATCAATGTAGGCGGACATAACAAGATTAAAATGGCGGACTTAAGAAAGATGTTTGAAAAAATGAACATGCCGCATGTTCAAACCTATATTCAAAGCGGAAATGTTTTGTTTGAATCGAACGAAACAGAAGAGCAGCTAGTTGAAAAAGTTGAACATCAAATCTTGGCAGAGTTTGGTTTGACTATATCCGTTATTATAAGAACGGCCACGGAAATGGAGGACATTGTATTAATCTGTCCTTTTTCAAAAAACGCAATCCAGGAAGCGGAAGCGGAAGCGGATACACAATGGGAGAGGCTTTATGTGGCAATGTTGCTGGGGGCGCCTCAACAAGAAAACATCGACCGAATTCATATGTATAAAAATGATCGGGAAGACTATCAGGTTGCGGGACGAGATATCTACTTTCTGTTTCATGACAGCGTACGAAATTCCAAACTAGCAACAAACCTACATAAATTAGAAGTTCCCACCACAATGCGAAACTTGAGAACAATGAATAAACTCGTTTCAATGGCAAAGGCAATGGAAACAAAATAAAAAACATCACTAAAAAATTGAAGCGCATCCAGTGATATATACAAAAGGAACGCATAAATACACAAAAAATGCATAAAAGGTGCCTGGCACCTTTTATGCAAAATGTTGAATACTTATTAAGGAATTTGTATATTTGGTGCCAGGCACCTAGAGTTCTAGGTGTTGTTTGAGGCGGTTGTGTGCTTTTTGTCTTTCGTCATCTGGGACAATGTAGTAGTAGATTCCGCCGATTTTTGTTCCTTGGCCTTTGAGCTGGAATTGTTCGATTTTTTGTCGTGCGTCTTTATAGTATTTTTGAATGGATATCATTTCATCAAAGGTTAGATTTGTTTCCACGTTTTTGCCGAGTGCTTCAAATACATCGTTATATTTTGTTAATGCGGAAACACTAGCCCCTTTACTAATGACGCCTTGAATCACCTGACGTTGACGTTCATTTCGCCCGAAATCACCGCGTGGGTCTTCTTTTCTCATACGGACGAAGGCGAGGGCTTTCTTCCCATCTAAATTCACTTCACCTTTAGGAAAATGATAGCCTCCATAACTGAAATCCAACGTATTATTCGCCGTCACGCCACCTACTGCATCAACAATATCTTCGAAGCCTTCCATATTTACTTTAATATAATAATCAATCGGAATATCAAGGAATTTCTCAACTGTATTCATTGACATGGCCACTCCACCAAAGGCATAGGCATGGTTGATTTTATCCTCTGTTCCTTTACCAACAATTTCAACTCGCGTATCACGTGGGATACTTAACATTTGTACGGATTTAACAGTCGGATTAACGGTTAAAACAATCATTGTATCCGATCGACCGCGATCCCCTTTTCGTTCATCAACCCCAAGCATTAAGATAGAAATTGGATCTTTATCTTTAAATCGGATTTCCTTATCCCTAGAACTTTTACGATCAACAGGGTTATGCATCGTATTAACAGCTTTTGTTAAAGAATGATAGATCGAATAAACATAAGCACCTGCCCCTAAAATGATCACAAGCAGGATAATCCCAATAATTTTCCGTTTTTTCATCTTCTTCTTTTTTAAATTATTTGACCGCATAAATATGCCTCCAAAGGGATTTTTCAATTCTATACCGTTAGATTATCAAATTACCGATGAATTGTGTACCATTATTTGCAAATACTTAATATATATGGATGTATTTTTAAAAAAAGGCTGTTTTCGTAATCAACAATGCTCGTTCCTTTCCGCTGCAGGAATCAAGCTCCTTCCGCTCCAATCCACTCTACTAGTGTTTAATTTTAGAAAACAGTTAAAAAATAACTAAAAATCATATTTGACAATCGGTGAAATAAGCATCATAATAATTGGTATAGACAACTATATCAAAAGAAAATAAGCATACTACTATTATTTCCATTAATAATAAAAAAATGAGGTGATGGCATTGGGACAAAATGTAGTAATCAATGCAAATCTATTTACAGGTGACGAAAATATCGCCAATGGCTTTTTACGATTTGAAGGAAAAAAAATCACAGAAATCGGTGATATGAATCAATATCAACCTGAACAAGATGAAAAAGTAATCGATGCTGGCGGTAACATTGTCATTCCGGGAATGATTGATGTACATATTCATGGAGGGTACGGTGTCGACGTAATGGATGCGGATCCTGAAAAGCTCGTCTTTTTAAGTGAACAGCTCCTTCAAGAAGGTGTCACTACTTTTTTTGCAACGACAATTACCCAAGACTATCCTGCCATAGAAGCGGCACTGGCATCCGTTAAAAAAGCAACAGAAACGGGTAAAACAACGATAAAAGGTGTCCATTTAGAAGGGCCATTTATTTCAGAAAAAAGAGCAGGTGCACAGCCATTAGAATTTATTTCAGCACCGGATATTGATTTATTTTTACAATGGCACGAAGCTTCTGGGAAGCAAATCAAGTTGGTAACTTATGCACCGGAGAAAAAAGGGGCACGTGAGTTCGAAGATGTCATGATTAAGAACGGCATTGTACCTTCAATGGGACATTCCGATGCAGTTCGCGCCGAACTTCTCGAAAGCAAAACAACACATGCCACACATCTTTATAACGGAATGCGCGGCTTGCACCACCGGGAAGCTGGGGTTGCTGGACATGCCTTATTATCACCGCATATCCAAGCGGAAATTATTGCAGACGGAATCCATGTACATCCTGATATGGTCAACCTTACGTATAAGTTAAAAGGTGCAAACGGAATCGTTCTTATTTCAGATGCGATGCGAGCAAAAGGTCTTCCAGATGGAGAATCTGAGCTTGGCGGCCAGAAAGTATTTGTGAAAAATGGCGAATGCCGTCTCGAAAATGGATCACTTGCGGGAAGTATTTTAACAATGGACCAAGCGTTCCGAAATATTATCCAATTTACCGGTTGTTCCATTGCGGAAGCAGTCCAAATGACATCCGGAAACCAAGCAAAAGAATTCGGCTTAACATCAAAAGGATTTTTGAAAAAAGACATGGATGCCGATTTTGCCATCATGAATCAAAATCTCGAAGTCATTGAAACGTATCATTTAGGAAATTCATATAGAAAAGGGGAATAACCATGCAATTACACACTTATTCAACAGTAACTGATGCATCTGCAAAAGCTTTTGATATAATAAAAACAGGAATCGAAAATGGCAGTATTCGTACTTTAGGCCTTGCTACAGGTGGAACGCCATTGAAGTTTTATGAAAAATTCCGCGCATCAAATTTGGATGTTTCAAACGTATCAACGGTCAATCTAGACGAGTATGTCGGATTAAATGCAAAAGATGAAAATAGCTACCGTTATTACATGGAAAAAGAATTATTTTCTCATATGAATTTCAAAGAAACATTCTTGCCAAATGGAATGGCAGCCGATCTAGATGAAGAATGCTTGCATTATGAAGGAATTCTTCAAGACCACCCTGTTGATGTACAAATTCTTGGAATTGGTGAAAACGGCCATATTGGCTTTAATGAACCCGGCACATCTTTCGAATCGCTAACACATGTCGTTGAATTAACAGAGTCAACACGTGAAGCGAATAAACGCTATTTTGACAAAGAAGAGGATGTACCGACACATGCGATTTCTATGGGAATCAAGTCGATTTTATCTGCAAAAAAAATTATCCTACTAGCTTTTGGTGCTAACAAAGCGGAAGCAGTGAAACAAATGTTAGAAGGAGAAGTCAGTGAAGGTTGTCCAGCATCTGTTCTGCAAAAGCATTCTGATGTCATTGTTCTTGCTGATCAGGAGGCAGCCTCATTATTAAAAGAGGGGATTGCACGTGATTAATAAGGAATCGCCGATTCCAATTTATTATCAAATTCAAGAACATATTCGCGAAAACATTAACCAGCAAAAATGGGTCAAAGGGGAAGCGATCCCTTCAGAGCGCATCTTAACCGAACAATTTGGCGTCAGTCGAATGACGATTCGTCAAGCGGTTCAAGGACTTGTCGATGAAGGAATTCTCATGCGCAAACGGGGCAGCGGAACCTTTGTCAGCAATGAAAAGGTAGAACAACCATTAAAAGAAATTACGAGCTTTACCAAACTTATGGAACAACGCGGAATGAAGGCAAGCAGCAAGATTACTGTGTTCAGCATTCGAAAACCGAATGACGGTGAAGCGGAAAAGCTGCAAATCAATCTGGATGCAGACGTCTATCATATTGAACGAATTCGTTTAGGTGACGATATCCCAATTGCAATTGAAACATCTATTGTCCCGTGTTCCATTGCAGAAGGGCTGAAAGAGGAAGATATTCAACATTCTCTTTATGAATTCATCGAGGTAAAAAAAGGCTATCAATTGGGAGATGCCAAACAATCCATCGAAGCGATCGGTGCGACAGAACGCATCTCCAAGCTGCTCGATATTCCCGTCGATTCGCCTATTCTTCAAATCGAACGCGTCGCTAATCTGCGATCGGGCACTCCGTTAGAATACGTCCGATCACAATATGCCGGCAGCCGATTTAAATTTTATTTATAAATAGTAGGGTAAGAACATGCGACCGCATTTGGGAGGGTTGCATGTTTTTTACATTTATTGGGATAATCTATCAATATCGTGCGGCAGGTAATTCGTTACCTACCCGAATCCCGCTGATACGAGCAGGAAGGAAGCGAAAAGTGATGCGAAGTGCTCGAATCTGTTGGATGCGGGAACTTGGTAGTAGGAAAGGCGATGCGAAGTGCTCGAATCCGCTGGAAGCGGGAACTTGATATTCGAAAAGGCGATCCGAAGTATTCGAATCAGAAAAATACGTGAACATGATAACCGAAAAAGTGAGATGAAGTCCCCGAATCCCCATTAAGGAAGAACTTGATTCCAATGCAAAAATCTAAAAAAGAAGTAAAAGAGGTATTGTCCATCAAGGAGGGCGATACCTATTTTACCTTCGTAAGATCTTCACGATTGCATCCTCTGGTGTAAGATATTCGTTATTCAACGAAAAATCCACATGCTGCCGATTGATTTCTGCGTATTGAACAACTTTCCCTTTTTGAAGAAAAACGAGTAAATAAATATCATCCCGCTTGTCGATATTACTTGGGTCTTTAAATTTAGTGCCCAGTTGCTTATTTATACTTTCTTGCACCGTGTAGGGTGGGAAAATAAATGCCTTGTCCCAAGTGAAATCAGTTAATGAATTCAAATCGATTTCATGACTTTTCCCTTTTTTTATCACCTGTGCAATGGAGGATTCTGCTTTTTTATTGTGTTTGACACTGCTGCACCCTGCTAACAGTATGAGCGAACATAGTAGAATCATCGCCTTTTTCAATGAATAACCTTCTTTCATATTTAAAAGTTACGTGTTAAAAGGGTTGAATTTTCTTTCAATTTCCAGTAATTGATCATCCTTTTTTCCGTTTAATCGAATGAAAAGGGATCGGATGAAATGTTTCATATTTATTTTTTTATACATTGAGTAAAGGTCCTTTTTTTCTGGAACATCACCTTGCTCTATCCAGTCCAGCAAGGTTGTAAGAGGAACCTTCTCGCTTTTAATCATTGATGTGACCGCTGTGGCAATTCGCTCATCTTCCTCGGCATCGAATACATGTGTGGCACTTTCAATCAAGTTCAATAGACTCTTCCATAGTTTTTGACATTCGTTTAGTCCAGTAAATCGATTGAGTACACATTCATCAATTGCGTCAGAAATATGTGCGGGTGCATGAGCCCAGCCTTTTTTATCAACAAACGACCGAAAATCTTTTTCTAAAAAACAGTAAGAGATAATCTTATCCTGCACACGCCGATAAATCGACTCATGTAAAAATTCATCCTGATTGTCGCGAATCAGAATAAGAGCAATTAAAAGTGCGGAAAAGCTTCGTAAAAATATGCTATCTGTATCTTCTTCTCCGATTTTGTGAAAAAGCATGTCATTAGAAACGGCATACTCCAAAATTTCCTCTAACTGTTCTCCCGTTAAAAAACGTTCCACAAGCAACCAATGAGAGAGAATAGAATAGGCTAAATCATCCCGCAGCTCCGAATCGATTGACCCCAAAACATTAATCACATTTTGAACGGCTGTGAATTCATCCCAATCATGTGGTAGTTTATAATCATTTTCTTTTACTTGTCTCAATACATCTTTCATCAAACCAATCCACCCCTATAAATCACTTGGCATACTCGCCTCTTTTTCTATATTCACATCCCATGAAACAATGGTCGTACTATCTCTGACATGATTTTTTTGAATTTCTTTTAATAGGAAAAAAACTGCTGAATCTCCAGAATGCTCAGCAAAAACGTCAATAATTTTTTCCGGCTCAGAAAAAGGGTATCCGGGACATTCGACTAATCCGTCCGTTGTCAAAAAGAGATGGTTACGCCCCTTCCGTAACTCGCGTGTGCCAGTACTATAACAGGGAACAGCCTGTTCAAAAGTATTGACGCGACCGACCCACTCATAAAATTGACGTTGATTAAGCTGATATTGACCAAGTGCGGCCAGTTCAGGATGAAAGCAATAAAGCAAACAATCCCCAATCGATAACCACCAAACATACTGATCCTTGCGAACTGTAATTAAGCAGGCAGTTTCCCCTTGAATGTTCCGGCAGGCATGAAGAAAGGATTCTTCTTGGAAAATTCCTAACATAAGCTGTTCAAGCTCACGATTAAATCCATTCCGAATCGGTTGTGCCAAATATTCTTCAATTATTGATTGCTTCTGCTCAAATGCATCAAGAACGAGTTCCGCACTCTGCGCAGAATAATGGGCATCAAGTATCATGACGAACTCCCAATCCTCGTCATCATTGATCCAGACAAGACATCCATCTTCATTTTTGTACGAACCAGATGCAGAATTTCCGCCAAAAAGTCCAACTGTTACATGTTGAATCCGCTGAATAAAGGGTTCGTCCACATAATTTTTTTCACTTCCAACCCACTTAAATGCCGTCATTCTGATTCTCCTCAAGATGGGCTTTTATCCGTTGACAAAGAGCAATCACTTCATTATTATCACCAAACGGAGCATCCGACCAATCATACACGGACATTGGACCCCAATGCTCTTTCGGTGTGTTTGGATAGCGGGGAACGATATGCATATGAAGATGGGGCACCGAATTCCCGGATACGAGAGAATAGATATGTTCCGCCTTTTCGGATTCAATCAACGTCTTACTCACTTTTGCCATAATCATCCCAAAGGACTTCGCTTCGTCCATATTTAAATCCCCAAGGGTCGGCGCATGCCTTTTTAAATCAATCATTAGGTGACCTAGATAACACGGCTCCCCATTTTGATCGATATGCCCAACATACACAAACTCGTCTTCATAAATTGCAATTCCGGCTGATTGTATGTTCCCCCGATGCTTGTCACAGATAAAACATTCCATCCCCATCATCCACCCATTCTTTTTAAAATATTTTGAGAATTACAACACATTTCCAAATTCTTTCCTATAAAAAAATTCCTCGAAATCTGCCTCAATCATTTTAGACATTTTCCCTCGTATTCTGACCCGATTTTTATTTTAGACATTTCCCGGGAAAGTACGATGTATTTTGACAGCAAACTTCCTTTAGGTATTTTTGCTCTCGTTTTGAAGCCGAAGATTCCAATTTGAACCGGTACTTGGGCATCTATCTAATGCCTTTGCTATAAGCAGGAATTGCAATCATAAATATCTTCCTTTTTATGTTACAATTTTAAAAAAACCGAAAACTTAATCGAAAGGGAGGAGATGTTGATGTATCCATTAGGAGATTCTGCGGTTATTCTTGAATTTGGCAATAAAATCAATCACGAAACAAATGAAAAGGTGCTTGCGGCTGCACAACTGCTTAGAAATGATCCTTTTCAAGGTATGATTGAAGTCGTTCCAGCTTACACGACGTTAACGGTTCACTATGATCCGCTTCAAGTACGATCATCATTTCCATATGAAACGATTTGCCGGGAAGTCACTTTAAGGCTTGAAAAAGCTCCGTTTAGACGGCCATCTAAAGGGCGGATCATACGAATTCCAGTATGCTATGACAAAAAGTTTGCCGTCGATTTATCATTTGTTGCGGAGTTTAATGGTTTGTCAGAAAAGGATGTTATCGACATCCATTCTTCGACAACCTATGATGTCTATTTTCTCGGTTTTTCACCGGGGTTTCCGTTTCTTGGCGGTATGAACGAGAAAATTGCGACTCATCGAAAAGACTCACCGCGTGCGAAAATTTTAAAAGGATCAGTCGGGATTGCGGGCGGACAAACGGGGATTTATCCACTTGAAACACCTGGTGGTTGGCAAATCATTGGTCGAACGCCGATGCCGTTGTTGTACCTAGACCAAACTCATCCAACATTATTACAGCCGGGAGATCAAGTCGAGTTTTATCCGATTACCTGTGAGGAATTTGCCGAAATGGAGGGAATGAGATGGGGGTCCGAATAATTAAAGGAGGATTATTGTCGACTATTCAAGATGGTGGGCGGCATGGCTATCAGGCATATGGGTTTGTTGTCGGAGGTGCGATGGATTCATGGGCGATGAAGCTCGCAAATCGTATCGTTAACAACGACCTAAATGCTGCGGTTATCGAAATGACGATGATTGGTGCCACATTTGAATTCGACGAAAATACCTATATTTCTATTTGTGGTGCCGACATGTCACCAACAATAAACGACATCCCGGTGCGAAATGGCAAAGCGATTTTTGTAAAAATAGGAGATGTTCTTTCCTTTAAACAAGCAAGGGAAGGGTGTCGAACCTATCTTGCTGTAAGTGGGGGATTCAATGTTGCGGAAGTTTTACATAGCAAGAGTACCTATTTAAATGCCAATATTGGCAAAAGGCTCGAATCCGGCGATGTCCTATCTATTTATCAAGCTAGCAACATTCCAAACCTCAAACAACGACTATCACCATCCGTATTTACCTATATGAACCAAACGACTATTCGCTATGTGGAAGGCAGGCATGCTCATTGGTTCAGCAGTGAACTTGAAGGGGAGACATATAAAATAAATATCCAATCCAATCGGATGGGGTATCGATTGAATGGACCAATCTTGCGAACGACTGTAGATGACCAGGTCATCACCGAAGGAACAACATTCGGTACGATCCAAGTTCCGCCAAATGGTCAACCAATCATTCTGATGGCCGATCGCCAACCAACCGGCGGATACCCGAAAATTGGGGAAGTCATCACTGCCGATTTACGAATCCTCGCACAAAGAAAGCCAGGGGATGAAATTGAATTTAAGAAAGTCACTCTCCAAGAGGCACAGAAAATCTATCGAGAACAGGCAAAAACAATTCAAATCCTGGAAAAAATGAAAGGATGATATCCATGCATCAAATCGATCTCAATTGTGATCTAGGAGAAAGCTTCGGTCGATATACGATTGGCAATGATATTGAAATCATGAAATACATATCTTCCGCAAATATTGCATGCGGTTTTCACGCAGGTGACCCAAATGTAATGAGGGAGACAGTGAAGCAGGCAGTTCAAAGGGGGGTGAAAATTGGTGCACATCCGGGTTTTGCGGATCTTCAAGGGTTTGGGAGAAGGGAAATGTCCATCCAGCCATCTGAAGCTTACAATCTGATAATCTATCAAATCGGCGCACTTCAAGCTTTTGCAAAAATTTATGGCGCAACCATTCACCATGTAAAGCCGCATGGAGCTCTTTACAATATGGCAGCTGTCGATTCAGAACTTGCAGAAGCATTGGCTCTAGCAATATTTGATCTAGATTCACAACTTATCTTATATGGATTATCCGGTAGTGCCTTGACCAACGCAGGGGAAAAGATTGGGTTGCAAGTGGCACATGAAGTGTTTGCTGACCGCACCTATCAACCAAACGGAACATTAACACCGAGGAGTCAACCGAATGCGCTGATCGCCACTACAGAAGAATCCCTCAATCAAATTTTACAAATGATTAAAGAAAAAAGGGTGAAAACAGTCGGTGGAGGGTACATTCCTATAAAGGCTGATACCATTTGTATCCACGGCGACGGA encodes:
- a CDS encoding zinc-dependent alcohol dehydrogenase encodes the protein MKAVTYQGIKDVKVKDVPEPTIHKEDDLIVKITSTAICGSDLHLVHGMIPNLPHNYIIGHEPMGIVEEVGPGVTNVKKGDRVIVPFTVSCGQCWFCQHELESQCDQSNPHGEAGAYFGYSETFGGYPGGQAEYLRVPFGNFTPFVVPENCELEDEKILFLSDIIPTAYWGVDNAGVKEGDTVIVLGCGPVGLLTQKFAWMKGAKHVIAVDYIGYRLEHAKKTNHVEVVDFSKIDHTGDYLKELTKGGADVVIDCVGLDGKKSAMEMIGSALKLHGGTMSAIVMAAQCVRKGGTIQLVGVYGARYNQFPLGDLFSRNITLKMGQAPVIHYIPELYKQIIDGRFDPTDIITHHLPLDQAEYGYSVFDEKQDNCIKVILKP
- a CDS encoding PspC domain-containing protein, producing the protein MSAKRLTKSTMDKKISGVLAGIANYFEVDSNLIRLGFVILCLATAIVPCIIAYLIADWMIPKDTEL
- a CDS encoding DUF1697 domain-containing protein, with product MADLRKMFEKMNMPHVQTYIQSGNVLFESNETEEQLVEKVEHQILAEFGLTISVIIRTATEMEDIVLICPFSKNAIQEAEAEADTQWERLYVAMLLGAPQQENIDRIHMYKNDREDYQVAGRDIYFLFHDSVRNSKLATNLHKLEVPTTMRNLRTMNKLVSMAKAMETK
- a CDS encoding LytR family transcriptional regulator, with the protein product MRSNNLKKKKMKKRKIIGIILLVIILGAGAYVYSIYHSLTKAVNTMHNPVDRKSSRDKEIRFKDKDPISILMLGVDERKGDRGRSDTMIVLTVNPTVKSVQMLSIPRDTRVEIVGKGTEDKINHAYAFGGVAMSMNTVEKFLDIPIDYYIKVNMEGFEDIVDAVGGVTANNTLDFSYGGYHFPKGEVNLDGKKALAFVRMRKEDPRGDFGRNERQRQVIQGVISKGASVSALTKYNDVFEALGKNVETNLTFDEMISIQKYYKDARQKIEQFQLKGQGTKIGGIYYYIVPDDERQKAHNRLKQHLEL
- the nagA gene encoding N-acetylglucosamine-6-phosphate deacetylase → MALGQNVVINANLFTGDENIANGFLRFEGKKITEIGDMNQYQPEQDEKVIDAGGNIVIPGMIDVHIHGGYGVDVMDADPEKLVFLSEQLLQEGVTTFFATTITQDYPAIEAALASVKKATETGKTTIKGVHLEGPFISEKRAGAQPLEFISAPDIDLFLQWHEASGKQIKLVTYAPEKKGAREFEDVMIKNGIVPSMGHSDAVRAELLESKTTHATHLYNGMRGLHHREAGVAGHALLSPHIQAEIIADGIHVHPDMVNLTYKLKGANGIVLISDAMRAKGLPDGESELGGQKVFVKNGECRLENGSLAGSILTMDQAFRNIIQFTGCSIAEAVQMTSGNQAKEFGLTSKGFLKKDMDADFAIMNQNLEVIETYHLGNSYRKGE
- the nagB gene encoding glucosamine-6-phosphate deaminase, producing MQLHTYSTVTDASAKAFDIIKTGIENGSIRTLGLATGGTPLKFYEKFRASNLDVSNVSTVNLDEYVGLNAKDENSYRYYMEKELFSHMNFKETFLPNGMAADLDEECLHYEGILQDHPVDVQILGIGENGHIGFNEPGTSFESLTHVVELTESTREANKRYFDKEEDVPTHAISMGIKSILSAKKIILLAFGANKAEAVKQMLEGEVSEGCPASVLQKHSDVIVLADQEAASLLKEGIARD
- a CDS encoding GntR family transcriptional regulator, with amino-acid sequence MINKESPIPIYYQIQEHIRENINQQKWVKGEAIPSERILTEQFGVSRMTIRQAVQGLVDEGILMRKRGSGTFVSNEKVEQPLKEITSFTKLMEQRGMKASSKITVFSIRKPNDGEAEKLQINLDADVYHIERIRLGDDIPIAIETSIVPCSIAEGLKEEDIQHSLYEFIEVKKGYQLGDAKQSIEAIGATERISKLLDIPVDSPILQIERVANLRSGTPLEYVRSQYAGSRFKFYL
- a CDS encoding DUF2785 domain-containing protein, with the protein product MKDVLRQVKENDYKLPHDWDEFTAVQNVINVLGSIDSELRDDLAYSILSHWLLVERFLTGEQLEEILEYAVSNDMLFHKIGEEDTDSIFLRSFSALLIALILIRDNQDEFLHESIYRRVQDKIISYCFLEKDFRSFVDKKGWAHAPAHISDAIDECVLNRFTGLNECQKLWKSLLNLIESATHVFDAEEDERIATAVTSMIKSEKVPLTTLLDWIEQGDVPEKKDLYSMYKKINMKHFIRSLFIRLNGKKDDQLLEIERKFNPFNT
- a CDS encoding protein phosphatase 2C domain-containing protein; protein product: MTAFKWVGSEKNYVDEPFIQRIQHVTVGLFGGNSASGSYKNEDGCLVWINDDEDWEFVMILDAHYSAQSAELVLDAFEQKQSIIEEYLAQPIRNGFNRELEQLMLGIFQEESFLHACRNIQGETACLITVRKDQYVWWLSIGDCLLYCFHPELAALGQYQLNQRQFYEWVGRVNTFEQAVPCYSTGTRELRKGRNHLFLTTDGLVECPGYPFSEPEKIIDVFAEHSGDSAVFFLLKEIQKNHVRDSTTIVSWDVNIEKEASMPSDL
- a CDS encoding HIT family protein; translation: MGMECFICDKHRGNIQSAGIAIYEDEFVYVGHIDQNGEPCYLGHLMIDLKRHAPTLGDLNMDEAKSFGMIMAKVSKTLIESEKAEHIYSLVSGNSVPHLHMHIVPRYPNTPKEHWGPMSVYDWSDAPFGDNNEVIALCQRIKAHLEENQNDGI
- the pxpB gene encoding 5-oxoprolinase subunit PxpB; its protein translation is MYPLGDSAVILEFGNKINHETNEKVLAAAQLLRNDPFQGMIEVVPAYTTLTVHYDPLQVRSSFPYETICREVTLRLEKAPFRRPSKGRIIRIPVCYDKKFAVDLSFVAEFNGLSEKDVIDIHSSTTYDVYFLGFSPGFPFLGGMNEKIATHRKDSPRAKILKGSVGIAGGQTGIYPLETPGGWQIIGRTPMPLLYLDQTHPTLLQPGDQVEFYPITCEEFAEMEGMRWGSE